From Draconibacterium halophilum, one genomic window encodes:
- a CDS encoding M16 family metallopeptidase, which translates to MKKFVFTMLAFLVIAPILVSAQDMLKQAVPVDPAIRTGKLENGMTYFIRHNEEPKERVSFYMIQNVGALLENDNQNGLAHFLEHMAFNGTQHYPGKGFLDYLEKNGVAFGRNINAYTSFNETVYNLSDVPATREGLIDSCLLVLNDWSNYLLLSDEEIENERGVISEEWRTRRNAGFRMRNQWFPVVFEGSKWAERDVIGDLNIIKTFEPETLRSFYHDWYRTDLQAIAIVGDIDVDQVEAKVKDLFSKIPAVENPQPRPHFEIPEHDETKFVLATDEEATNSSISIYIKHKGVSRDDKNIGYLRDDYIATLFNQMSRERISELLQKGNPPFISGSVQISGFVRGYDAAFITATANPDKEDEGLKAIYTEAQRIVHHGFTDGELNRAKVNLLTSMESAYKQRDKISNDQYVSGITNYFLEGEPLTDAEFDWQFGQAIMQTITLADVNKLATDMIVDKNRAIVITGPDGGAKHLTEEEALAILDEVENSTIEPYEDTAEAASLIEGELPGADVVSTKQLDELDAVEWKLSNNATVVFKHADYEKDEVSLRAYSPGGNSLLDAEDLQAASMLPQFIGSFGVGEFDAIALRKVLTGKTAAVATSLGRLTEGFNGSSTPKDFEVMMQLLYLQFNNPRFDKEAYEALKTRYVAFLQNMANNPQKIMSDSLTLIATDYNERTKLMSASMFDEINFAQMEEVYNDRFKDAGDFTFFIVGNIEENVAKEMAVKYIGSLKDLPGEEKWIDHKIRIPSGTTEKKIDVPLQTEKGTVNILVRTELAYTPESNIKLDVLQGILRLRYTEEVREKEGGTYGVGVGSSSNQYPYERKTLQINFDTDPEKADHLKSIIFREIDKIVAEGPTQDDLDKVILNMKKERAQAKEHNSYWMNALYNKYYHGFNTDAEENFDAILEGLTTAQIQKFTKAFYSDADVVDVVFLPKKAE; encoded by the coding sequence ATGAAAAAATTTGTTTTTACCATGCTGGCATTTTTAGTAATTGCCCCAATTTTGGTGTCGGCACAAGACATGCTCAAACAGGCAGTACCAGTTGATCCTGCTATCAGAACAGGAAAACTGGAGAATGGGATGACCTATTTTATTCGTCATAACGAAGAACCCAAAGAACGGGTAAGCTTTTATATGATACAAAATGTTGGTGCCCTGCTCGAAAACGACAATCAGAACGGTCTTGCTCACTTTTTAGAGCACATGGCTTTTAACGGTACCCAACACTATCCTGGAAAAGGATTTCTGGATTATCTGGAAAAAAACGGTGTAGCTTTTGGGCGAAATATTAACGCCTACACATCATTCAACGAAACAGTTTATAACCTTAGTGATGTACCAGCTACTCGCGAAGGACTAATTGATTCATGCCTTTTGGTATTGAACGACTGGTCGAACTACCTGTTGCTAAGCGATGAAGAAATTGAGAACGAACGTGGTGTAATTTCAGAAGAGTGGAGAACACGGCGTAATGCAGGTTTCAGAATGCGCAATCAGTGGTTCCCTGTAGTTTTTGAAGGTTCCAAATGGGCCGAGCGCGATGTGATTGGCGATTTGAACATCATTAAAACCTTTGAACCGGAAACTTTACGCAGTTTCTACCACGACTGGTACCGCACCGATTTGCAGGCCATTGCAATTGTTGGCGATATTGATGTTGACCAGGTTGAAGCAAAAGTAAAAGACTTGTTCTCGAAAATACCGGCGGTTGAAAATCCGCAACCTCGTCCACATTTTGAAATCCCGGAGCACGATGAAACAAAGTTTGTTTTGGCAACTGATGAAGAAGCAACAAATTCAAGCATTTCAATCTATATAAAACACAAAGGAGTCTCACGCGACGATAAAAATATTGGGTATTTGCGCGACGATTATATCGCCACCCTTTTTAATCAAATGAGTCGCGAACGAATTTCGGAACTGCTTCAAAAAGGAAATCCTCCATTTATTAGCGGAAGTGTCCAGATAAGTGGATTTGTAAGAGGCTACGATGCTGCTTTCATTACAGCTACTGCTAATCCCGATAAAGAAGATGAAGGATTGAAAGCGATTTACACGGAAGCACAGCGCATTGTTCATCACGGATTTACCGATGGCGAATTGAACCGCGCTAAGGTAAACCTGCTTACCTCCATGGAAAGTGCCTACAAACAGCGCGACAAAATTAGCAACGACCAATATGTTAGTGGCATTACAAACTACTTCCTTGAAGGCGAACCGCTGACTGATGCTGAGTTCGATTGGCAATTTGGTCAAGCTATTATGCAGACAATTACCTTGGCCGATGTGAACAAACTGGCCACCGATATGATTGTTGACAAAAATCGGGCAATAGTTATTACCGGTCCGGATGGTGGAGCAAAACACCTCACGGAAGAAGAAGCTCTGGCTATTTTGGATGAAGTGGAGAATTCAACCATCGAACCATACGAAGATACAGCCGAAGCTGCCTCACTAATTGAAGGTGAATTACCGGGAGCGGACGTTGTTTCAACAAAACAACTGGACGAACTGGATGCAGTAGAGTGGAAACTGAGCAATAATGCCACAGTGGTGTTTAAACATGCCGACTACGAAAAAGATGAAGTTTCGTTACGCGCATACAGCCCAGGTGGAAATTCATTGCTGGATGCAGAGGACCTGCAGGCTGCAAGTATGCTTCCACAGTTTATTGGATCGTTTGGTGTTGGAGAATTCGATGCCATTGCTTTGCGCAAAGTATTGACCGGAAAAACGGCAGCAGTGGCAACCAGCCTCGGTCGATTAACAGAAGGCTTTAACGGCAGCAGTACACCTAAAGATTTTGAGGTAATGATGCAGTTGCTGTATTTGCAGTTTAACAATCCGCGTTTCGATAAAGAAGCCTACGAAGCATTAAAAACAAGGTATGTGGCCTTCCTGCAAAACATGGCAAATAATCCGCAAAAGATTATGAGCGATTCCCTTACGTTGATTGCAACCGACTACAACGAGCGCACGAAACTCATGTCTGCCTCCATGTTCGATGAGATCAACTTTGCACAAATGGAAGAGGTTTACAACGACCGTTTTAAAGATGCCGGTGATTTCACCTTTTTTATTGTAGGAAATATAGAAGAAAATGTGGCAAAAGAAATGGCCGTAAAGTATATCGGATCTTTGAAAGACCTGCCGGGAGAAGAAAAATGGATTGACCACAAGATAAGAATACCAAGTGGTACTACCGAAAAGAAAATTGATGTACCATTACAAACTGAAAAAGGAACAGTTAATATTCTTGTCCGTACCGAACTGGCTTATACTCCTGAGAGCAATATTAAACTTGATGTATTACAAGGCATTCTACGTTTACGTTACACCGAAGAGGTACGTGAAAAAGAAGGTGGCACCTATGGCGTTGGAGTTGGATCATCGTCGAACCAATACCCATACGAAAGAAAAACACTGCAAATTAATTTCGATACCGATCCTGAAAAAGCTGATCATCTGAAATCGATCATTTTCCGCGAAATTGACAAAATTGTTGCAGAAGGCCCAACACAGGATGATCTGGACAAAGTTATTCTGAACATGAAAAAAGAGCGTGCACAAGCCAAAGAACATAACAGTTACTGGATGAATGCTCTTTACAACAAGTATTACCACGGATTTAATACTGATGCTGAAGAAAATTTCGATGCTATTTTGGAAGGCTTAACAACTGCGCAAATTCAAAAATTCACCAAAGCATTTTATTCTGATGCTGATGTTGTAGATGTGGTTTTCTTACCGAAAAAAGCAGAATAG
- a CDS encoding protein-disulfide reductase DsbD domain-containing protein, which produces MKKLVFALGFIALAALAQAQLMEPVKWDIEIKPLKGGNQYEIVATANIDMGFKLYGVNMEDGGPVKTSFNFETLENCKDFGKAVEVTPSKKMQDKIFDMEVTYFKDKAVISHKVWVTEKPAKVTGYIQWMSCNDEMCTPPTDEEFEFVIE; this is translated from the coding sequence ATGAAGAAGCTAGTTTTCGCACTGGGATTTATTGCTCTTGCAGCATTGGCTCAGGCACAATTGATGGAACCCGTAAAATGGGATATTGAAATAAAGCCGTTGAAAGGTGGTAACCAATACGAGATTGTTGCTACTGCAAATATCGATATGGGTTTTAAACTATATGGTGTAAATATGGAGGATGGTGGCCCGGTAAAAACGTCGTTTAATTTCGAGACGCTGGAAAATTGTAAAGATTTTGGAAAAGCTGTGGAGGTTACGCCTTCAAAAAAGATGCAAGACAAAATCTTCGATATGGAAGTAACTTATTTTAAAGACAAGGCGGTTATTTCGCACAAAGTGTGGGTGACAGAAAAGCCTGCAAAAGTTACGGGCTATATCCAATGGATGAGTTGCAATGATGAAATGTGCACGCCTCCAACCGATGAAGAATTTGAGTTTGTGATCGAGTAA
- a CDS encoding protein-disulfide reductase DsbD family protein: MKRILFTVFLLTAALLASSQIVEPVKWNFSQNKISDNEFELVFTATIDEGWHMYSTDLPEGGPIKTSFYFEDLKNTELLGEPTANKVAVEKFDQSFQMDLKWFEDEVSFTQKVKTNGTGAVSGYIEFMSCDDEMCTPPIQAEFSFELDGDSQLVTETADSNTTDNSDTRNYWSIFFLAFLGGLAALLTPCVFPMIPMTVSFFTKQSKTKAIGIRNGLWYGLSIILIYVILGTVVTAVFGAESLNSLSTNPWFNLFFALLLFVFAFSFMGAFEIVLPSSWVNAVDKKADKGGLLGIFFMAFALALVSFSCTGPIVGALIVEAARSGGMAPVIGMLGFSLALAIPFALFAAFPGWLNSLPKSGGWLNSVKVVLGFLEFAFAFKFLSIADMVLDLHILEREVYIAIWIAIFMGLALYLWGKIKLPHDSPMNHLPVSRFITGTMVFAFVIYMIPGLWGAPVKLISGFPPPVDYAESPLGVGRTMPAGAYASGNSSGEMTSGMHIGPHGIPLFDDYYDALAHARETGKPLLIDFTGKGCTNCRKMEDNVWVNQQVKRMFIEDFVVVSLYVDLKTKLPEEEQYVSETTGRKVRSIGNKWTDFQISRYNRNTQPYYVIVDNNEKELVEGYGYDPDADDFIEWLNSGLEEFKN; the protein is encoded by the coding sequence ATGAAACGCATACTGTTTACTGTCTTCTTACTTACTGCCGCTTTGCTGGCTTCATCACAAATTGTTGAACCGGTAAAATGGAATTTTTCGCAAAACAAAATTTCGGATAACGAGTTTGAACTGGTTTTTACAGCTACAATTGACGAAGGCTGGCACATGTATTCAACCGATTTGCCGGAAGGTGGACCTATTAAAACCAGCTTCTATTTTGAAGATCTTAAAAATACCGAATTGTTGGGAGAACCAACCGCGAATAAAGTGGCAGTGGAAAAGTTTGACCAATCCTTTCAAATGGATTTGAAATGGTTCGAGGATGAAGTTTCGTTTACCCAGAAAGTTAAAACTAATGGAACCGGCGCTGTAAGCGGATACATTGAGTTTATGAGTTGCGACGACGAAATGTGTACGCCTCCCATTCAGGCTGAATTTTCTTTTGAATTGGACGGTGACAGCCAACTCGTCACGGAAACAGCAGATTCAAACACAACAGATAATAGTGATACAAGAAATTATTGGAGTATTTTCTTTTTGGCTTTCTTGGGAGGATTGGCAGCCCTATTAACGCCTTGTGTTTTCCCGATGATACCAATGACGGTAAGCTTTTTTACCAAACAAAGTAAAACAAAAGCCATCGGTATTCGCAACGGACTATGGTACGGACTATCTATCATTCTTATTTATGTGATATTGGGTACGGTTGTTACCGCAGTGTTTGGTGCAGAAAGTTTAAACAGTCTTTCTACCAATCCGTGGTTTAACCTGTTTTTTGCTTTGCTGCTTTTTGTATTTGCTTTCTCGTTTATGGGAGCTTTCGAGATTGTACTGCCCAGCAGTTGGGTAAATGCAGTAGATAAGAAGGCTGACAAAGGCGGATTGCTGGGAATTTTCTTTATGGCTTTTGCTCTTGCACTGGTTTCATTCTCGTGTACCGGGCCAATTGTAGGTGCATTAATTGTTGAAGCAGCCCGTAGCGGTGGAATGGCGCCGGTAATTGGTATGCTGGGATTTTCTCTGGCACTGGCCATTCCTTTTGCCTTGTTTGCCGCGTTCCCGGGATGGTTAAATTCGTTACCCAAATCGGGCGGATGGCTGAATTCAGTTAAAGTTGTGTTAGGATTTCTGGAATTTGCATTTGCCTTTAAGTTCTTATCCATTGCCGACATGGTGCTTGATTTGCATATTCTTGAACGCGAAGTTTATATCGCCATATGGATTGCCATTTTTATGGGGCTGGCGCTGTATCTCTGGGGAAAAATTAAGTTGCCGCACGATTCGCCAATGAATCATTTGCCGGTCTCACGATTTATTACCGGAACAATGGTATTTGCCTTTGTAATTTATATGATCCCCGGTTTATGGGGAGCACCGGTAAAACTGATAAGTGGGTTCCCGCCTCCGGTTGATTATGCCGAATCTCCACTTGGTGTGGGCCGTACGATGCCTGCCGGAGCTTATGCTTCAGGTAATTCGTCTGGTGAAATGACTTCGGGTATGCACATCGGGCCGCACGGAATTCCATTATTTGACGATTACTACGACGCTTTAGCGCACGCCCGTGAAACCGGAAAACCTTTGTTGATAGATTTTACGGGTAAAGGATGTACAAATTGCCGGAAAATGGAGGATAACGTGTGGGTGAATCAACAAGTAAAACGAATGTTCATTGAAGATTTTGTGGTGGTTTCGCTGTATGTTGATTTGAAAACTAAATTACCGGAAGAAGAACAATATGTTTCCGAAACAACCGGAAGAAAAGTAAGGTCAATCGGAAATAAATGGACGGATTTCCAGATTTCGAGATACAACAGAAATACGCAGCCTTATTATGTGATAGTAGATAACAATGAAAAAGAATTGGTTGAAGGTTACGGATACGATCCTGATGCTGATGATTTTATTGAGTGGCTGAATAGCGGATTAGAAGAATTTAAAAATTAA
- a CDS encoding helix-turn-helix domain-containing protein — protein sequence MLLKKLCYIVSLLFIVSSSSALEIKGTINLSERWQPKVFLALLNSPDDIFVASPDFIIAETFINPDGSFEINTQSVPDDERFYRLYLVQGDNASVEFSATQNKNYFHLLLDRQSEIILTATTQNNSLEVMELRGSEASKAIFDFGEKFAEQRGELSRELPKAKSTFLSQELENFIHTIVAGAENPYVGLYALYHIDDKETDFLRNSDFYFNFQKRLEDELPVTPYTEAYSELLDELIGFREFVCEMPGVQPKWKDWLMLVEALIILVLILFLISLSRKFNKMRSRENVTTNNLKPVYDGLTLKQQEILSLLAAGRSNKEIAQELFVELSTVKTHINNIYRQLNVSTRKDAVDFYHSIKK from the coding sequence ATGTTATTGAAAAAACTGTGCTATATAGTTTCTCTCCTTTTTATTGTTAGTTCTTCGTCTGCACTCGAAATAAAAGGTACTATCAATTTGTCCGAGCGGTGGCAGCCAAAGGTATTTCTGGCTTTGCTAAATTCTCCAGATGACATTTTTGTTGCATCACCCGATTTTATTATTGCCGAAACATTTATTAACCCCGATGGTAGTTTTGAGATCAACACACAATCTGTTCCTGACGACGAACGCTTTTACCGGCTGTACCTTGTACAGGGCGATAATGCATCGGTAGAGTTTAGCGCAACTCAAAACAAAAATTATTTTCATTTGCTTTTGGACAGGCAGTCGGAAATTATATTAACGGCAACTACTCAAAACAACTCGCTTGAAGTAATGGAGTTGAGAGGTAGTGAAGCCAGTAAAGCGATTTTTGATTTTGGGGAGAAATTCGCGGAGCAGAGAGGTGAATTGAGTCGTGAATTGCCAAAAGCAAAAAGTACTTTCTTGTCTCAAGAGCTCGAAAACTTCATCCATACCATTGTTGCCGGTGCTGAAAATCCGTATGTTGGGCTTTATGCACTGTACCACATTGATGATAAAGAAACCGATTTTTTAAGAAACAGTGATTTTTATTTTAATTTTCAGAAGAGGCTGGAAGACGAACTTCCGGTTACTCCTTATACTGAAGCCTATTCTGAATTGTTGGATGAACTGATTGGGTTTCGAGAATTCGTGTGTGAAATGCCTGGTGTGCAGCCCAAATGGAAAGATTGGTTAATGCTTGTTGAAGCCCTTATTATTTTAGTGCTCATTCTCTTTCTGATCAGTCTGTCCCGTAAATTTAATAAAATGCGTAGCCGGGAAAATGTTACTACAAACAATCTGAAACCTGTTTACGATGGATTAACTTTAAAACAACAGGAAATATTAAGCCTTTTAGCCGCTGGAAGAAGCAATAAAGAAATTGCACAGGAACTTTTTGTAGAATTAAGTACTGTTAAAACCCATATTAACAATATATACAGGCAGTTAAATGTGTCAACGCGTAAAGATGCTGTCGATTTTTATCATTCCATTAAAAAGTAA
- a CDS encoding Rne/Rng family ribonuclease, which produces MSSDLIIDVTPSEIVIALQEKKKLAELSRERSGAKFAVGDIYLGKVKKTMPSLNAAFIDVGYSKDAFLHYLDMGPQFATLNKFLRIASSRKNRISSISRIHSEPDINKEGKVNELLKVGQKILVQVAKEPINTKGPRLTSEISIAGRNLVLMPFSDKISVSQKIRSTEEKNRLKKLIQSIKPRKYGVIIRTVAEGKKVAELDKELRRLVEKWETSFQKLRRAQAPSLIIGEIDRTTALLRDIYHPDFNSIIVNDQSVASEIADYIGSIQADKKKIVKHYKGRQPIFEHYGIDKQIKASFGKTVSFKDGAYLIVEHTEAFHVIDVNSGNRARAGNDQEKNALEVNLAACDEIARQLRLRDMGGIIVIDFIDMHVAANRQKVNDHMKAIMADDRTKHNILPLSKFCLMQITRQRVRMEEKVETAESCPTCKGSGNVVPTVLFADEIDGKVNYALKELNKKKLNLKVHPYTAAYLTKGWKSPQNKWFFKNLKWVNVEAVNSYSYLEYHFFDENEEEIIL; this is translated from the coding sequence GTGAGTAGCGATTTAATAATTGATGTAACTCCATCCGAAATTGTTATTGCCTTACAGGAAAAGAAGAAGCTTGCAGAACTATCCAGAGAAAGAAGCGGGGCAAAATTCGCTGTCGGAGATATCTATCTCGGCAAAGTAAAGAAAACTATGCCCAGTTTAAACGCTGCTTTTATCGATGTAGGCTACAGCAAAGATGCTTTTTTACATTACCTCGACATGGGGCCACAATTCGCAACGCTAAATAAATTCCTGCGAATTGCCTCATCAAGAAAAAACAGAATTTCTTCCATCTCGCGGATTCATTCAGAACCCGACATTAACAAAGAAGGTAAAGTAAACGAGCTATTAAAAGTTGGTCAGAAAATATTGGTTCAGGTTGCAAAAGAGCCAATAAATACAAAAGGCCCGCGGTTAACATCAGAGATCTCCATTGCAGGAAGGAATTTGGTTTTAATGCCGTTTAGCGACAAAATTTCAGTGTCGCAAAAAATCAGATCAACCGAAGAAAAGAACAGGTTGAAAAAACTGATCCAAAGCATTAAACCGCGCAAATATGGAGTAATAATCCGCACTGTAGCTGAAGGTAAAAAAGTAGCAGAACTTGATAAAGAGCTTCGACGTTTGGTAGAAAAGTGGGAAACTTCTTTTCAAAAGCTTCGCAGGGCACAGGCTCCATCGCTAATTATTGGCGAAATAGACCGAACAACAGCCCTGCTGCGCGATATTTATCATCCCGACTTCAACAGCATTATTGTAAACGACCAATCGGTAGCGTCAGAAATTGCCGATTACATAGGTAGCATTCAGGCCGACAAGAAAAAGATAGTTAAACACTACAAAGGACGTCAGCCAATTTTCGAACATTACGGCATTGATAAACAAATAAAAGCCTCGTTCGGAAAAACAGTATCATTTAAAGATGGTGCCTATTTAATCGTAGAACACACCGAAGCGTTTCATGTTATTGATGTAAACAGCGGGAATCGCGCAAGAGCCGGAAACGACCAGGAAAAAAATGCTCTGGAAGTAAACCTGGCTGCCTGCGACGAAATAGCAAGACAATTACGGTTGCGAGACATGGGAGGAATCATAGTAATTGATTTCATCGACATGCATGTCGCGGCTAATCGCCAGAAAGTGAATGATCACATGAAAGCGATTATGGCCGACGACCGGACCAAGCATAACATTCTTCCGCTGAGTAAGTTTTGCCTGATGCAAATTACCAGGCAAAGAGTACGCATGGAAGAAAAGGTTGAGACTGCCGAGAGCTGTCCGACCTGTAAAGGAAGTGGAAATGTTGTGCCTACTGTTTTATTTGCCGACGAAATTGACGGTAAAGTGAACTACGCGCTAAAGGAACTGAACAAGAAGAAACTGAATCTGAAAGTTCATCCTTATACAGCTGCTTATCTTACAAAAGGTTGGAAAAGTCCACAAAACAAGTGGTTCTTTAAAAACCTGAAATGGGTAAACGTAGAAGCTGTAAATTCATATTCCTATCTGGAATATCATTTTTTTGACGAGAATGAGGAAGAAATTATTTTATAA
- a CDS encoding HU family DNA-binding protein: protein MTKADIVNEISKETGIEKVTVQKTVEAFMETVKDSLVDGKNVYLRGFGSFVVKKRAEKTARNISKNTTIIIPAHNIPSFKPAKTFVSEVKNQVKQ, encoded by the coding sequence ATGACTAAGGCAGATATTGTAAATGAAATTTCGAAAGAAACGGGAATTGAAAAGGTAACTGTTCAGAAAACAGTTGAAGCTTTTATGGAAACCGTAAAAGATTCATTGGTTGATGGAAAAAATGTTTACTTAAGAGGTTTTGGTAGTTTTGTTGTTAAGAAAAGAGCAGAAAAAACTGCCCGTAATATTTCTAAAAATACAACCATTATCATTCCTGCACACAATATTCCTTCGTTTAAACCAGCGAAAACATTTGTATCAGAAGTTAAAAATCAAGTAAAACAATAG
- the mutY gene encoding A/G-specific adenine glycosylase: MDNFLTNIYKWYNINRRDLPWRKDRDPYKIWLSEIILQQTRVEQGKNYFNRFVKNYPTVNHLANAHEDEVLKLWQGLGYYSRARNLHATAKIIDAQYNGIFPNDYKSILALKGVGPYTAAAVASIAFNLPYPAVDGNIYRVLSRYYGIQTPIDSSKGKKEFQELAGELIRGQNPGMHNQSLMEFGALQCVPKSPQCSNCPLVDSCFAFKNRLVTHLPVKEKKTKQRHRYFYYYLYDMGDSILLDKRLGNDIWQNLYQLPLLEREKALSDSELLKSDPPIKYPEVNIKYISGQKKHILSHQIIHAKLIYLEVQPNFNNPLPLIRVNKKDISKFAVSRLVEQFLHEAGLGLE, translated from the coding sequence ATGGACAATTTTCTGACGAACATTTACAAATGGTACAATATAAATAGGCGGGATTTACCGTGGCGAAAAGACCGCGATCCATATAAGATTTGGCTCTCGGAAATAATTCTCCAGCAAACGCGGGTTGAGCAAGGCAAAAATTACTTTAACCGCTTTGTAAAGAACTATCCTACGGTAAATCATTTGGCTAATGCGCACGAAGACGAGGTGCTAAAACTCTGGCAAGGACTGGGTTACTATTCCCGCGCACGTAATCTTCACGCTACGGCAAAGATTATAGACGCGCAATACAACGGAATATTCCCAAACGATTACAAAAGCATTTTGGCTTTAAAAGGGGTTGGACCATACACAGCTGCTGCTGTTGCGTCCATCGCTTTTAATTTGCCCTACCCGGCAGTGGATGGTAATATATATAGGGTACTATCGAGGTATTATGGAATTCAGACTCCGATTGACTCCTCAAAAGGCAAAAAAGAATTTCAGGAGCTGGCCGGGGAACTGATTCGGGGGCAAAATCCCGGTATGCATAACCAGTCGCTTATGGAATTCGGGGCTCTGCAGTGCGTACCGAAGTCGCCGCAATGCTCGAATTGTCCGCTTGTAGATTCCTGTTTTGCCTTTAAAAACCGACTTGTTACCCATCTTCCGGTAAAAGAAAAGAAGACCAAACAGCGACATCGCTATTTTTACTATTATTTATATGATATGGGCGATTCAATTCTTCTGGATAAAAGATTGGGCAACGACATCTGGCAAAATTTGTATCAGCTACCATTGCTTGAACGCGAGAAAGCACTTTCTGATTCCGAATTATTAAAGTCTGATCCACCAATTAAGTATCCGGAGGTTAATATTAAATATATAAGTGGGCAGAAAAAACACATTTTGAGCCACCAAATCATTCACGCAAAATTGATATACCTTGAAGTTCAACCCAATTTTAATAATCCGTTGCCTCTAATTCGGGTAAATAAAAAAGATATTTCTAAATTTGCTGTATCCCGACTGGTAGAACAGTTTTTACATGAGGCCGGATTGGGACTAGAATAA
- a CDS encoding single-stranded DNA-binding protein has translation MSVNKVILVGNVGKDPEVRHLDSGVAVANFPLATSESYNSKSGERVTTTEWHNIVLWRGLAEVAEKYVTKGRQLYIEGRIRTRSYDDKDGNKRYITEIYGDQMTMLGTRADNQGSSEQGGATQNSGSKSTPQVSEPDIEEPEGDEDLPF, from the coding sequence ATGTCAGTAAATAAAGTAATTCTTGTTGGAAACGTAGGAAAAGACCCTGAAGTACGTCACCTTGATTCGGGTGTTGCAGTAGCTAACTTCCCTTTGGCAACATCAGAAAGTTATAATTCAAAAAGTGGTGAACGCGTTACCACTACCGAGTGGCACAATATTGTATTGTGGAGAGGATTAGCAGAAGTGGCTGAAAAATACGTAACCAAAGGACGTCAGTTGTATATAGAGGGAAGAATAAGAACCCGCTCGTACGACGACAAAGACGGCAACAAACGCTACATTACTGAGATTTATGGCGATCAGATGACAATGCTCGGCACCCGTGCTGACAACCAGGGTTCATCAGAACAAGGGGGAGCCACCCAAAACTCTGGCTCTAAATCCACTCCGCAGGTTTCCGAACCTGATATTGAAGAACCGGAGGGAGACGAAGATCTTCCTTTCTAA